In Thermotoga sp. Ku-13t, one genomic interval encodes:
- a CDS encoding peroxiredoxin has protein sequence MLPLGSVAPDFSLKDQHENTIQLSNLKGRKVLLSFHPLAWTSVCSEQMKSLEAAYDQFEAMNVLPLGVSVDPVPSKKAWAEALGLKKLHILSDFWPHGEVARAFGIFREQDGFSERANVLIDEQGKIVWIKVYPIGQLPDINEILDFLKA, from the coding sequence ATGCTGCCGCTTGGATCTGTGGCACCCGACTTCAGTTTGAAAGACCAACATGAAAACACGATACAACTTTCGAATTTGAAAGGTAGAAAAGTGCTTCTATCTTTTCATCCACTCGCGTGGACGAGCGTGTGCTCAGAGCAGATGAAATCGCTCGAGGCGGCATACGATCAGTTTGAAGCTATGAACGTCCTGCCGCTGGGTGTAAGCGTTGATCCTGTTCCCAGCAAGAAAGCCTGGGCCGAAGCGCTGGGATTGAAGAAGTTGCATATACTCTCGGACTTCTGGCCCCACGGGGAAGTGGCCAGAGCCTTCGGTATATTCAGAGAGCAGGACGGTTTTTCCGAGAGAGCGAACGTACTCATCGACGAACAGGGTAAGATTGTGTGGATCAAAGTGTATCCAATCGGACAGTTACCCGATATCAACGAAATCTTAGATTTTCTGAAAGCCTGA
- a CDS encoding MATE family efflux transporter gives MTQRNVSTLLGDPKKAIRKLSGPMMIAMLVQTLYNLVDAVWVAGLGPNALAAVGGFFPIFMIIFSLAAGLGIGTNAVVSQRIGAKDKIGAENAAKVALILVSILSVVITVASLVSIKPALVLMGQTNEALELCLQYSYIVLPFTIVFMLTNVANAIFRAEGDARRAMIVITTGSVLNIVLDPIFIYWFRLNVAGAAYATVISATVGLLLSAYWFFVRKVSYLDLSFRKNRLDFSHLWRILSIGIPASLAQLSMSIAIFILNRFASIAAGANGIAVFTSAWRIINFGTIPMLGIAAAVTTVVGATYGAKDIEKLEKAYLYAIRLGLLIGIAVMLFVQILSKQIAFLFSYSEQGSIIFNDIVNALRVLSLFLPGTPFGMFTSAMFQGIGHGMKSLIVTIFRTLLLQVFFCWLFVSVVRIGLQGVWLGIVIGNLTNTVVAFSWGKSVIRKLKQLPAI, from the coding sequence ATGACGCAAAGAAATGTATCCACGCTACTTGGAGATCCGAAAAAAGCCATAAGAAAACTCTCTGGTCCCATGATGATCGCCATGCTCGTTCAGACGCTTTACAATCTGGTCGACGCGGTATGGGTCGCCGGACTCGGACCGAACGCACTCGCCGCGGTGGGTGGATTCTTCCCGATATTCATGATCATCTTTTCGCTCGCAGCAGGTCTCGGCATAGGTACGAACGCGGTGGTCTCACAGCGGATCGGTGCAAAAGACAAAATTGGGGCTGAGAATGCGGCGAAAGTGGCCCTGATACTCGTGTCGATTCTATCTGTCGTGATAACGGTCGCTTCATTGGTATCGATCAAACCTGCCTTGGTCCTCATGGGTCAGACCAACGAAGCGCTCGAACTCTGTTTGCAGTATTCGTACATTGTCCTTCCATTCACGATCGTTTTCATGCTTACCAACGTTGCGAACGCGATCTTCCGTGCTGAAGGTGATGCCAGACGCGCGATGATCGTGATAACAACCGGATCGGTCCTGAACATAGTGCTGGATCCCATCTTCATCTACTGGTTCAGGCTGAACGTTGCCGGAGCGGCCTATGCGACTGTGATTTCTGCGACAGTCGGTTTACTCTTGAGCGCCTACTGGTTCTTCGTTCGAAAAGTCTCATACTTAGACCTCAGCTTCAGGAAAAATCGGCTCGACTTTTCTCATTTATGGAGGATACTCTCTATAGGAATTCCCGCATCTCTGGCGCAGCTTTCGATGTCCATAGCGATCTTCATTCTGAACAGGTTCGCATCGATCGCAGCGGGTGCGAATGGTATTGCAGTGTTCACGAGCGCCTGGAGGATCATCAACTTTGGCACCATTCCCATGTTAGGTATTGCAGCGGCGGTGACAACCGTTGTGGGAGCAACCTACGGTGCGAAAGACATTGAAAAACTCGAGAAAGCTTATCTTTACGCCATCAGATTGGGACTTCTCATAGGCATCGCTGTGATGTTGTTTGTGCAGATACTTTCAAAGCAGATAGCTTTTCTTTTCTCCTACTCCGAGCAGGGCAGCATCATATTCAACGACATAGTGAACGCTTTGAGGGTGCTCAGTCTCTTCCTACCAGGTACTCCTTTTGGCATGTTCACCTCCGCTATGTTCCAGGGTATAGGTCATGGTATGAAAAGCTTGATCGTCACAATATTCAGGACGCTTCTGCTTCAGGTCTTCTTCTGTTGGCTCTTCGTGAGTGTGGTGAGAATCGGTCTTCAGGGTGTCTGGCTGGGCATCGTGATCGGTAATCTTACCAACACGGTGGTCGCGTTCAGCTGGGGCAAAAGCGTGATTCGAAAACTGAAACAGCTTCCTGCGATTTGA
- a CDS encoding cytochrome B5 produces the protein MKKVFIAVIVLVAAALFALDLKQFDIRNFKGEYPLVSLKRFLETQEFVSVEGVVYNAKADKKFLSVEEASTLNLSEDRLVGILAIDIDELSSFDGKNKPALVAVNGIIYDVSNSNLWRGGVHRGRHNAGEELTYDIVKDSPHGIRKLQGFRTYGVLVFTLEQLSKFTQGTKAKPYVAFSGVVYDVKDNPAYDNKNRMLYSYSVGQELTYELSKLENVQTSMSKSYPVGLLIFDAQTLSRFDGTQVRVLNEETYKSFIMVAGIVYDVTNVPDWRAKLDLEDDAEAGKDYTGQFECELEESCEHKHADPKVLKEFLRVGFGTL, from the coding sequence GTGAAGAAAGTATTCATCGCTGTGATCGTTCTGGTCGCGGCTGCGCTTTTCGCACTCGATCTGAAACAGTTCGACATTAGAAACTTCAAGGGTGAATACCCACTGGTCAGTTTGAAAAGGTTTCTCGAAACACAAGAGTTCGTATCTGTTGAAGGTGTGGTCTACAATGCGAAAGCAGACAAGAAATTTCTAAGTGTGGAAGAAGCAAGCACGCTCAATTTGAGTGAAGACAGACTCGTGGGAATACTCGCGATCGATATCGATGAACTTTCCAGCTTCGATGGAAAGAACAAACCTGCTCTGGTAGCGGTGAACGGCATCATCTACGATGTCTCGAACTCTAATCTCTGGCGCGGTGGCGTGCACCGTGGACGACACAACGCCGGCGAAGAGTTGACCTACGATATCGTGAAAGATTCTCCCCACGGGATTCGAAAGCTTCAGGGTTTCAGAACTTACGGTGTACTCGTTTTCACACTTGAGCAACTTTCGAAATTCACCCAGGGCACGAAAGCGAAACCTTACGTAGCGTTCTCAGGGGTTGTGTACGACGTGAAGGATAATCCTGCGTACGACAACAAGAACAGGATGCTCTATTCCTATTCGGTGGGTCAGGAATTAACCTACGAGCTGAGCAAACTCGAAAACGTTCAGACCAGCATGTCCAAGAGCTATCCCGTTGGTCTTCTAATTTTCGATGCGCAGACACTTTCCAGGTTCGATGGCACACAAGTGAGAGTGCTCAACGAAGAAACGTACAAATCCTTCATCATGGTTGCGGGGATCGTTTATGATGTGACCAACGTCCCAGATTGGCGTGCGAAGTTGGACTTGGAAGACGATGCCGAGGCGGGAAAAGACTACACGGGTCAGTTCGAATGTGAACTTGAAGAATCCTGCGAGCACAAGCATGCAGATCCTAAGGTTTTGAAAGAATTTCTCCGCGTGGGGTTTGGTACACTGTGA
- the phoU gene encoding phosphate signaling complex protein PhoU, whose product MTERTLHYEREMNFLNAKLMEFVNGVEELFERTLYAVQSSDEKTIREIEEMDDYFDELDLTIQSTAFDVIAKFQPLAEDLRFVVAMIGLSIDLERIADECVNIAQLSRHVQRSLESFTSWETLNDMVRIINTMLQQTVEAVKNRDLELAIKVWQKDDDVDRLHNEGHENLIELACHETNPRMMRIYLEEAFLIRHLERIADHLTNICEKLYFMQTGEQLKKIMRSRE is encoded by the coding sequence ATGACGGAAAGAACCCTGCACTACGAAAGAGAGATGAACTTCCTGAACGCGAAGCTGATGGAATTCGTGAACGGAGTGGAGGAACTCTTTGAGAGGACTCTCTACGCGGTTCAGTCCAGCGACGAAAAGACCATAAGAGAAATAGAGGAAATGGACGATTACTTCGACGAACTCGATCTGACGATCCAGTCCACCGCGTTCGACGTGATCGCAAAATTCCAGCCACTGGCGGAAGACCTCAGGTTCGTCGTCGCGATGATAGGTCTTTCGATAGATCTGGAAAGGATCGCGGACGAGTGTGTCAACATTGCCCAGCTCAGCAGGCACGTTCAGAGGAGTCTGGAAAGCTTTACGAGCTGGGAAACACTCAACGACATGGTCAGGATCATAAACACGATGTTGCAGCAGACGGTGGAGGCTGTGAAGAACAGAGACCTCGAACTTGCGATCAAAGTCTGGCAGAAGGATGACGATGTGGACAGACTGCACAACGAAGGACACGAGAACCTCATCGAGTTGGCGTGTCATGAAACGAACCCGAGGATGATGAGAATCTACCTCGAAGAAGCTTTCCTGATAAGGCACCTCGAGAGGATCGCGGACCATCTGACGAACATCTGTGAAAAGCTTTACTTCATGCAGACCGGAGAGCAGTTGAAAAAAATCATGCGGTCCAGAGAATGA